A single window of Ammospiza caudacuta isolate bAmmCau1 chromosome 12, bAmmCau1.pri, whole genome shotgun sequence DNA harbors:
- the RRP9 gene encoding U3 small nucleolar RNA-interacting protein 2: protein MAKDGSLALHKGHGKGAEAMPGSGGWLRVPEGQDELIIVSVAPTHCHCHHGGCQLRDGARRAMGAEEAARGPGGSDSRSEPRVPGTSGRSRQQGPPALSGAWPGSRWRPGAPTCGGSMAAAAGGRRAKAPRGAAARRRPRPAAPGADGRPRATAGRPADEEVSSDSETESPLLGRRRREAAEEEVEETPQEKKLRLAKQYLEELRQLEEERAEDEEELEPADLIGDRLKEDVLEQRGRLQRLVAKDVQPPDPARIRVLRGHQLPVTCLVISPDDKFIFSASKDGSLIKWEVDSGKRLCVVPGGKKGTEERHMGHASQVLCMAISSDGKYLATGDRNKLIMIWDAATCKRLHIFTGHRDAVSGLSFRKGTHQLYSASHDRCVKVWDVAENAYVETLFGHQDVITGLDSLTRECCVTAGGRDGTVRLWKIPEESQLVFSGHQGSIDCIQLINEEHMVSGADDGSVALWGLTKKKPLALAQQAHGEQGTEGLQQPCWVSAVAALCNSDLLATGSHSGSVKLWKCGEGFRKLEHLLDIPLVGFVNSLKFSAAGDFLVAGIGQEHRLGRWWRIKEAKNSIYIIPLKQKTTTSSPESPGSS, encoded by the exons ATGGCCAAGGACGGGTCCCTGGCACTCCACAAAGGACatgggaagggagcagaggcCATGCCCGGCAGTGGAGGCTGGTTAAgggtccctgaggggcaggACGAGCTGATCATTGTTTCGGTAGCACCAAcccactgccactgtcaccacGGGGGCTGCCAGCTGCGGGACGGGGCCCGAAGGGCCATGGGGGCAGAGGAGGCAGCCCGGGGGCCCGGGGGCTCTGACAGCCGCTCCGAGCCGCGGGTCCCCGGCACGAGTGGCCGGTCCCGGCAGCAGGGACCCCCG GCGCTGTCGGGGGCGTGGCCTGGGTCCCGGTGGCGGCCGGGGGCGCCCACGTGCGGCGGCAgcatggcggcggcggcgggcggcagGCGGGCCAAGGCCccgcgcggggcggcggcgcggcggcggccaCGACCGGCG GCACCGGGCGCCGATGGGAGACCCCGGGCGACGGCCGGTCGGCCCGCCGACGAGGAAGTGTCCAGCGATTCCGAGACAGAGAG CCCGTTGttggggcggcggcggcgagaGGCAGcggaggaggaggtggaggagacGCCGCAGGAGAAGAAGCTGCGCTTGGCCAAGCAGTACCTGGAGGAGCTCCGGCAGCTCG AGGAGGAGCGGGcggaggacgaggaggagctCGAGCCGGCGGATCTCATCGGCGACCGCCTGAAGGAGGACGTG ctggagcagagaggcCGGCTGCAGCGCCTGGTCGCCAAAGAT gTACAGCCCCCAGATCCAGCCAGGATCCGTGTGCTGCGGGGACACCAGCTGCCCGTTACCTGCCTCGTCATCTCTCCTGATGACAAATTCATTTTTTCTGCTTCCAAGGACGGCTCCCTCATCAAAT GGGAGGTGGACAGTGGGAAGAGGCTGTGCGTGGTGCCCGGGGGGAAGAAGGGCACGGAGGAGCGGCACATGGGGCACGCGTCCCAGGTCCTTTGCATGGCCATTTCATCGGACGGCAAGTACCTG gctACGGGAGACAGGAACAAGCTGATCATGATCTGGGATGCTGCCACCTGCAAGCGCCTGCACATCTTCACGGGGCACCGCGACGCCGTCTCg ggCCTGTCCTTCCGAAAGGGCACACACCAGCTGTACAGCGCTTCTCACGACCGCTGCGTCAAGGTCTGGGACGTGGCTGAGAACGCATACGTGGAGACCCT GTTTGGACACCAGGACGTCATCACAGGGCTGGACAGCCTGACCCGGGAGTGCTGTGTGACCGCGGGGGGACGGGACGGCACCGTGCGGCTCTGGAAGATCCCCGAGGAGTCACAGCTCGTCTTCTCTGGGCACCA GGGCTCCATCGACTGTATCCAGCTCATCAACGAGGAGCACATGGTGTCTGGTGCAGATGATGG GTCTGTAGCCCTGTGGGGGCTGACGAAGAAGAAGCCGCTGGCGCTGGCTCAGCAGGCGCACGGCGAGCAGGGCACCGagggcctgcagcagccctgctgggtctCAGCCGTGGCTGCCCTGTGCAACAGTGACCTCCTGGCCACAG GGTCCCACAGCGGCAGCGTGAAACTCTGGAAGTGTGGGGAAGGATTTCGGAAGCTGGAGCACCTCTTGGACATCCCCTTG GTGGGTTTTGTGAACAGCCTCAAGTTCTCAGCAGCTGGTGACTTCCTGGTGGCTGGCATTGGGCAGGAGCACCG GCTTGGACGGTGGTGGAGAATCAAAGAAGCCAAAAACAGTATCTACATCATCCCCCTGAAGCAGAAGACCACAACCTCCAGCCCTGAATCCCCTGGCAGCTCCTAG
- the GRM2 gene encoding metabotropic glutamate receptor 2, with product MAVPLAAWLGLMHLATCLAAGHGMAGKKEISMDGDLVIGGLFPVHEKGVGSEDCGKINEHRGIQRLEAMLFALDEINRDGSILPGVKLGAHILDTCSKDTYALEQSLDFVRASLTRVDGSEHICPDGSYAVHDDVPTAITGVIGGSYSDVSIQVANLLRLFQIPQISYASTSAKLSDKSRYDYFARTVPPDFYQAKAMAEILRFFNWTYVSTVASEGDYGETGIEAFEQEARMRNICIATSEKVGRSMNKKTYDGVVRALLQKPNARVVVLFTRSEDARELLAAAQRANVSFMWVASDGWGALESVVAGSEAVAEGAITIELAAYPIKEFASYFRSLHPYNNSRNPWFREFWEQKFRCSFYTQDCSRYSLKTGKFEPESKITFVVNAVYAMAHSLHNMHRTLCPNSTKLCDAMKPVNGKRFYKDFILNVNFDAPFRPADTESVVRFDRYGDGIGRYNIFNYHHTDGRYRYQKVGYWAEGLMLDTSLIPWADTSIPVSQCSDPCKKNEIKSMQPGDICCWICIPCQPYEYLLDEFTCMDCGLGYWPNETLNGCYELPQEYIRWKDVWAIGPVTIACLGFISTLFVIGVFVKNNDTPIVKASGRELCYILLTGVLMCYSMTFIFIAKPSTGVCTLRRLGLGTSFAVCYSALLTKTNRIARIFSGVKEGVQRPRFISPTSQVVICMALISCQLIIVIIWLLVETPGTGKETEPDKRYIVTLKCNNRDSNMLISLTYNVLLIVLCTVYAFKTRKCPENFNEAKFIGFTMYTTCIIWLAFLPIFYVTSSDYRVQTTTMCISVSLSGTVVLGCLFTPKLHIILFQPQKNVASHRVGTARFSVAAASSSQSHGSASPYVPTVCNGREVVDSTTSSL from the exons ATGGCGGTGCCCCTGGCCGCCTGGCTGGGGCTGATGCACCTGGCCACCTGTCTGGCTGCTGGGCACGGCATGGCTGGCAAGAAGGAGATCAGCATGGATGGGGACCTGGTGATTGGGGGCCTCTTCCCCGTGCATGAGAAAGGAGTGGGGAGCGAAGACTGTGGCAAGATAAACGAGCACCGGGGCATCCAGCGCCTGGAGGCCATGCTCTTCGCCCTGGACGAGATCAACAGGGACGGGAGCATCCTGCCGGGGGTGAAGCTGGGTGCTCACATCCTGGACACCTGCTCCAAGGACACCTATGCCCTAGAGCAGTCCCTTGACTTTGTGCGTGCCTCCCTGACCAGGGTGGATGGTTCTGAGCACATCTGCCCTGATGGCTCCTACGCCGTCCACGATGACGTTCCCACTGCCATCACCGGCGTCATCGGCGGCTCCTACAGTGACGTCTCCATCCAG GTGGCCAACCTGCTGCGGCTCTTCCAGATCCCGCAGATCAGCTATGCCTCCACCAGCGCCAAGCTCAGCGACAAGTCCCGCTATGACTACTTCGCCCGCACCGTCCCTCCAGACTTCTACCAAGCCAAGGCCATGGCAGAGATCCTCCGCTTCTTCAACTGGACCTACGTGTCCACTGTGGCCTCCGAGGGCGACTACGGCGAGACGGGGATCGAGGCCTTTGAGCAGGAGGCCCGCATGCGCAACATCTGCATCGCCACCTCCGAGAAGGTGGGGCGCTCCATGAACAAGAAGACCTACGATGGGGTGGTGCgggctctgctgcagaagcCCAATGCCAGAGTGGTCGTGCTGTTCACCCGCAGTGAAGATGcccgggagctgctggcagctgcccagagagccAACGTGTCCTTCATGTGGGTGGCCAGTGATGGGTGGGGAGCCCTGGAGAGCGTGGTGGCCGGGAGTGAAGCGGTGGCAGAGGGAGCCATCACCATTGAACTGGCAGCCTACCCCATCAAGGAGTTTGCTTCCTACTTCCGTAGCCTCCACCCCTACAATAACAGCCGAAATCCCTGGTTCCGGGAGTTTTGGGAGCAGAAGTTCAGGTGCAGCTTCTACACGCAGGACTGTAGCCGGTACTCCCTCAAGACAGGCAAGTTTGAGCCAGAGTCCAAGATCACGTTTGTGGTCAATGCAGTCTATGCCATGGCTCACTCTCTGCACAACATGCACCGGACACTGTGCCCCAACTCCACCAAGCTCTGTGATGCCATGAAGCCTGTCAATGGCAAGAGGTTTTACAAGGACTTTATACTCAATGTTAATTTTGATG ctcctttcAGGCCAGCGGACACTGAGAGCGTTGTTCGGTTTGACCGCTACGGCGACGGCATCGGGCGCTACAACATCTTCAACTACCACCACACAGATGGGCGGTACCGGTACCAGAAAGTGGGCTACTGGGCAGAGGGGCTCATGCTGGACACCAGCCTCATCCCCTGGGCTGACACCTCCATTCCCGTGTCCCAGTGCAGCGACCCCTGCAAGAAAAACGAGATCAAGAGCATGCAGCCCGGAGACATTTGCTGCTGGATCTGCATCCCCTGCCAGCCCTACGAGTACCTGCTGGACGAGTTCACCTGCATGGACTGCGGCCTTGGTTACTGGCCCAACGAGACCCTGAACGGCTGCTACGAGCTGCCCCAGGAGTACATCCGCTGGAAAGACGTCTGGGCCATCGGTCCTGTGACTATCGCCTGCCTGGGCTTTATCTCCACCCTCTTCGTTATCGGGGTCTTCGTGAAGAACAACGACACTCCCATCGTGAAGGCCTCTGGACGAGAGCTGTGCTACATTCTGCTGACTGGGGTGCTCATGTGCTACAGCATGACCTTCATCTTCATCGCCAAGCCCTCCACGGGCGTGTGCACGCTGCGGcgcctggggctgggcacctCCTTCGCCGTCTGCTACTCGGCCCTCCTGACCAAGACGAATCGCATCGCCAGGATCTTCAGCGGGGTGAAGGAAGGCGTCCAGCGCCCCCGCTTCATCAGCCCGACGTCACAGGTGGTCATCTGCATGGCCCTCATCTCCTGCCAGCTGATCATCGTCATCATCTGGCTGCTGGTGGAGACCCCTGGCACGGGCAAGGAGACTGAGCCTGACAAGAGGTACATTGTCACCCTCAAGTGCAACAACCGGGACTCCAACATGCTCATTTCGCTCACCTATAATGTCCTCTTGATTGTCCTCTGCACGGTCTACGCCTTCAAGACACGGAAATGTCCCGAAAACTTCAACGAGGCCAAGTTCATTGGGTTCACCATGTACACGACCTGCATCATCTGGCTGGCCTTCCTGCCCATCTTCTACGTGACCTCCAGCGACTACCGT GTCCAGACCACCACCATGTGCATCTCGGTGAGCCTCAGCGGCACCGTGGTCCTCGGCTGCCTCTTCACCCCCAAGCTGCACATCATCCTCTTCCAGCCGCAGAAGAACGTGGCCAGCCACCGCGTGGGCACCGCCCGGTTCAGCGTGGCAGCCGCCAGCTCCAGCCAGTCCCACG GCTCAGCCTCGCCGTACGTGCCCACGGTGTGCAATGGCCGTGAGGTGGTGGATTCCACAACGTCATCCTTGTGA